A window from Malassezia restricta chromosome I, complete sequence encodes these proteins:
- a CDS encoding ubiquitin carboxyl-terminal hydrolase 12/46 has translation MDPTSNVSTTGTLASPAQTSPTTNSGVAHRRGIKPVITPLNVPDVNPSSNVPTLRDMVSMYGWEPTEWDRWSTDLGKSLHTNQNRPVLLGMVNFGNSCYANSVLQALYHCQPFRDAVMSIDKMPLHSPLPSSHLTSASCMKDALTSLFHSMALSSVRLSTQDKHIARRDPGPLIIAGSVDQDVLKAFLMTLHQNCNLFDSTMHHDAHEFLNFILNQVCEDMIDKRQRRAYKAREQSFTPLTACFNSPTISQRTYIHHLFQGILTNETRCLSCETITNRDEEFFDLSINVEHNTSVASSLRLFSEREMLSGRNKFFCDTCSSLQEAEKRMKIKQPPNILALHLKRFKWSESNNVYVKHASRVVFPLDLRLFNTTDQTSQPDQLYELSAIVVHIGSGAHQGHYVSIVRIGTRWAIFDDEDVSFIRESDISKYFGDAPEIGSAYVLFYQAVDEAPLPKTIPQPSVTTNFSSPTVKVDSMPTSKPITPPNLPKVLSAQTSATAQPVPTIVIDPLQRPGNGQPPSSPQIANGAARPALSKPESLPSTPPSEPVPPSSSQGMSPNVNASHRHALTVDSSRERRESNRKSWLGFSKLGRMLS, from the coding sequence ATGGATCCCACTTCGAATGTGTCTACCACAGGGACTTTAGCGTCTCCTGCCCAAACAAGCCCAACTACCAACTCGGGAGTAGCTCATCGGCGTGGCATTAAACCGGTGATTACGCCACTGAATGTGCCGGATGTAAATCCTTCTTCTAATGTGCCCACACTCCGCGATATGGTGTCCATGTACGGCTGGGAGCCGACGGAATGGGATCGGTGGTCTACGGATTTGGGGAAATCTCTTCATACAAACCAGAATCGCCCTGTTCTCTTGGGCATGGTGAACTTTGGTAATTCATGTTATGCCAACTCAGTGCTTCAAGCTCTGTATCACTGCCAGCCCTTCCGTGACGCTGTCATGTCGATCGATAAAATGCCGCTGCATTCACCCTTACCTTCAAGCCATCTCACATCAGCTTCATGCATGAAAGATGCCCTTACCAGTCTCTTTCATTCCATGGCACTGTCATCCGTGCGTCTCTCAACCCAAGACAAGCACATTGCCCGACGTGACCCTGGACCGCTGATCATAGCTGGAAGTGTCGACCAAGATGTCCTTAAGGCTTTCTTAATGACATTGCATCAAAACTGCAATCTGTTCGACAGCACTATGCATCATGATGCACATGAATTCCTCAACTTTATTTTGAATCAGGTGTGTGAAGACATGATCGAcaagcgccagcgtcgcgccTATAAGGCCAGGGAGCAATCATTTACGCCTCTCACGGCGTGCTTTAACAGTCCGACGATCAGCCAACGCACTTATATCCACCATCTTTTCCAAGGCATACTCACGAACGAAACGCGCTGTCTGTCATGCGAGACTATCACAAACCGCGACGAGGAATTCTTCGATTTGTCCATCAATGTGGAACACAACACATCAGTAGCTTCGAGCTTGCGGCTTTTCTCTGAGCGCGAGATGCTTTCTGGGCGAAACAAGTTCTTTTGCGATACATGCTCCAGCCTTCAAGAAGCAGAAAAGCGCATGAAAATCAAACAGCCACCGAATATTCTTGCTTTGCATCTAAAGCGATTCAAATGGAGTGAATCAAATAATGTCTATGTCAAGCACGCCAGTCGTGTCGTATTTCCGTTAGACCTGCGCCTTTTTAATACCACAGACCAGACGAGTCAACCGGATCAACTCTATGAGCTGTCAGCTATTGTGGTGCATATTGGATCGGGTGCACACCAGGGTCACTATGTATCTATTGTGAGAATTGGCACGCGTTGGGCGATATTtgatgacgaagacgtTTCCTTCATACGCGAATCTGACATATCCAAGTACTTCGGCGATGCCCCTGAAATCGGTAGTGCCTATGTTCTTTTTTACCAAGCCGTGGACGAAGCACCCTTGCCGAAAACTATCCCCCAACCTTCAGTAACGACAAACTTCTCATCGCCTACCGTGAAAGTCGATTCGATGCCGACTTCAAAGCCCATAACTCCACCGAATCTCCCCAAGGTTCTGAGCGCTCAGACAAGCGCCACTGCCCAGCCTGTACCGACTATCGTTATCGATCCTTTACAAAGGCCTGGTAATGGACAGCCTCCCTCAAGCCCTCAGATCGCGAATGGTGCGGCGCGACCTGCGTTGTCCAAGCCCGA